From a region of the Enterobacter sp. JBIWA008 genome:
- a CDS encoding sugar phosphatase, translated as MQCRGFLFDLDGTLVDSLPVVERSWCHWADRHGINHQDVLNFIHGKQAITSLRHFLAGRSEDEIQAEFKYLEHIEATDTDGITALPGARELLEHLNEAQIPWAIVTSGSVPVAHARHKAAGLPKPEVFITAERVKRGKPEPDAFLLGAELLGLAPAECAVVEDAAAGVLAGLNAGSHVIAVNVPAGSPRLEEADFVLDSLTALAVSKTPDGVVTVSLKM; from the coding sequence GTGCAGTGTAGAGGTTTTCTGTTTGATCTGGACGGTACGCTGGTGGATTCGCTGCCGGTTGTGGAGCGTTCCTGGTGCCATTGGGCTGACAGACATGGCATCAACCATCAGGACGTACTGAATTTTATCCATGGCAAACAGGCCATCACCTCGCTACGGCACTTCCTGGCCGGACGCTCAGAGGACGAAATTCAGGCGGAGTTCAAATACCTGGAACACATTGAAGCTACGGATACGGACGGCATTACTGCGTTACCGGGCGCGCGCGAACTGCTTGAGCATCTGAACGAGGCGCAGATCCCGTGGGCTATCGTCACTTCCGGTTCCGTGCCGGTTGCCCATGCCCGTCATAAGGCGGCAGGTTTACCGAAGCCGGAAGTGTTTATCACTGCGGAGCGCGTAAAGCGCGGTAAGCCGGAGCCCGACGCGTTTTTACTGGGCGCTGAACTGCTGGGCCTCGCGCCCGCAGAGTGTGCGGTAGTAGAAGATGCGGCCGCTGGCGTACTGGCCGGGCTGAACGCCGGAAGCCACGTTATCGCGGTGAATGTTCCGGCGGGATCTCCCCGCCTGGAGGAGGCAGACTTTGTACTGGATTCACTGACGGCACTGGCTGTGTCAAAAACACCTGATGGTGTTGTAACCGTCTCGCTAAAAATGTAA
- a CDS encoding YfbU family protein translates to MEMTHAQRLILSNQYKMMTMLDPDNAARYSRLQTIVERGFGLQMRELDREFGELKEETCRIVIDIMEMYHALHVSWTNLKDQQSIDERRVTFLGFDAATEARYLSYVRFMVNTEGRYTHFDAGTHGFNAQTPMWEKYQRMLSAWHACPRQYHLSSNEIQQIINA, encoded by the coding sequence ATGGAAATGACCCATGCTCAACGTCTGATTTTGTCCAATCAGTACAAGATGATGACTATGCTTGATCCCGATAACGCTGCGCGCTACAGCCGCCTGCAAACCATCGTCGAACGCGGTTTTGGCTTGCAAATGCGCGAACTGGACCGTGAGTTTGGCGAGCTGAAAGAAGAAACCTGTCGCATCGTGATCGACATTATGGAGATGTACCACGCCCTGCACGTCTCCTGGACGAATCTCAAAGATCAGCAGTCTATTGACGAGCGCCGCGTGACCTTCTTAGGCTTTGATGCCGCAACGGAAGCGCGTTATCTGAGCTATGTTCGCTTTATGGTGAATACAGAAGGGCGCTATACCCACTTTGACGCGGGCACCCACGGCTTCAACGCGCAGACCCCAATGTGGGAAAAATATCAACGTATGCTAAGCGCGTGGCACGCCTGCCCGCGTCAGTACCATTTAAGCAGCAACGAAATTCAACAAATCATTAATGCCTGA
- the yfbV gene encoding terminus macrodomain insulation protein YfbV, which yields MSTPENPSVNFFSLFRRGQHYAKTWPMEKRLAPMFIENRTIRATRYAIRFMPPVAVFTLCWQIALGGQLGPAVATALFALSLPMQGLWWLGKRSITPLPPSILHWFYEVRGKLEEAGQALAPVEGKPDYQALADTLKRAFKQLDKTFLDDL from the coding sequence ATGTCGACACCAGAGAACCCGTCCGTAAATTTCTTTAGTCTGTTTCGTCGGGGACAGCATTACGCGAAGACGTGGCCAATGGAAAAGCGCCTTGCGCCGATGTTCATTGAGAATCGCACCATCCGCGCCACGCGCTATGCGATTCGCTTTATGCCGCCAGTCGCTGTCTTTACGCTGTGCTGGCAAATTGCGTTGGGTGGGCAGCTTGGCCCTGCCGTCGCAACGGCGCTCTTCGCGTTAAGCCTGCCGATGCAGGGCCTGTGGTGGTTAGGTAAACGGTCCATCACCCCACTTCCCCCATCTATTTTACACTGGTTTTATGAAGTGCGCGGAAAACTGGAGGAGGCCGGGCAGGCGCTCGCCCCGGTTGAAGGCAAGCCGGATTACCAGGCGCTGGCGGACACGTTAAAGCGTGCTTTTAAGCAACTGGATAAAACATTCCTCGATGATTTGTGA
- the ackA gene encoding acetate kinase, which translates to MSSKLVLVLNCGSSSLKFAIIDALNGDEYLSGLAECFHLPEARIKWKMDGSKQEAALGAGAAHSEALNFIVNTILAQKPELSAQLTAIGHRIVHGGEKYTSSVVIDESVIQGIKDSASFAPLHNPAHLIGIAEALKSFPNLKDKNVAVFDTAFHQTMPEESYLYALPYSLYKEHGVRRYGAHGTSHFYVTQEAAKVLNKPVEELNIITCHLGNGGSVSAIRNGKCVDTSMGLTPLEGLVMGTRSGDIDPAIIFHLHDTLGMSVDQINKMLTKESGLLGLTEVTSDCRYVEDNYAEKEDAKRAMDVYCHRLAKYIGSYTALMEGRLDAVIFTGGIGENAAMVRELSLGKLGVLGFEVDHERNLAARFGKSGFINKEGTRPALVIPTNEELVIAQDAHRLTA; encoded by the coding sequence ATGTCGAGTAAGTTAGTACTGGTTCTGAACTGCGGTAGCTCCTCACTGAAATTCGCCATCATCGATGCGCTCAACGGTGACGAATACCTCTCTGGTTTGGCCGAATGTTTCCATCTGCCTGAAGCACGTATCAAGTGGAAGATGGACGGCAGCAAACAAGAAGCGGCTTTAGGTGCAGGCGCCGCTCACAGTGAAGCGCTGAACTTTATCGTTAACACTATTCTGGCACAAAAACCAGAACTGTCTGCTCAGCTGACTGCGATTGGTCACCGTATCGTCCACGGCGGCGAAAAATACACCAGCTCCGTCGTCATCGACGAATCTGTGATCCAGGGTATCAAGGACTCTGCGTCCTTCGCACCGCTGCACAACCCGGCTCACCTGATCGGTATCGCTGAAGCGCTGAAATCCTTCCCGAATCTGAAAGACAAAAACGTGGCCGTATTCGACACCGCGTTCCATCAGACCATGCCGGAAGAGTCTTACCTCTATGCCCTGCCATACAGCCTGTACAAAGAACACGGCGTACGTCGCTACGGCGCGCACGGCACCAGCCACTTCTATGTGACTCAGGAAGCCGCAAAAGTTCTGAACAAGCCGGTTGAAGAACTGAACATCATCACCTGCCACCTGGGCAACGGTGGTTCTGTTTCCGCTATCCGCAACGGTAAATGTGTTGATACTTCCATGGGTCTGACCCCGCTGGAAGGTCTGGTGATGGGTACCCGTTCCGGTGACATCGACCCTGCTATCATCTTCCACCTGCACGACACCCTGGGCATGAGCGTTGACCAGATCAACAAAATGCTGACCAAAGAGTCTGGCCTGCTGGGTCTGACCGAAGTCACCAGCGACTGCCGTTACGTTGAAGATAACTACGCAGAGAAAGAAGACGCTAAACGTGCAATGGACGTTTACTGCCACCGTCTGGCGAAGTACATCGGCTCTTACACTGCGCTGATGGAAGGCCGTCTGGACGCGGTTATCTTCACCGGTGGTATTGGTGAGAACGCGGCAATGGTTCGTGAACTGTCCCTGGGCAAACTGGGCGTTCTGGGCTTCGAGGTTGATCATGAGCGTAACCTGGCTGCCCGTTTCGGCAAGTCTGGCTTCATCAACAAAGAAGGCACTCGCCCTGCTCTCGTTATCCCAACTAACGAAGAACTGGTCATTGCGCAAGACGCGCACCGCCTGACTGCCTGA
- the pta gene encoding phosphate acetyltransferase codes for MSRTIMLIPTGTSVGLTSVSLGVIRAMERKGVRLSVFKPIAQPRAGGDAPDQTTTIVRKNSNLPAAEPLKMSHVESLLSSNQKDVLMEEIIANYHANAQDAEVVLVEGLVPTRKHQFAQSLNFEIAKTLNAEIVFVMSQGTDTPEQLNERIELTRSSFGGAKNTNITGVIVNKLNAPVDEQGRTRPDLSEIFDDSSKAKVVKVDPAKLQESSPLPVLGAVPWSFDLIATRAIDMARHLNATVVNEGDINTRRVKSVTFCARSIPHMLEHFRAGSLLVTSADRPDVLVAACLAAMNGVEIGAILLTGAYEMDPRVSKLCERAFATGLPVFMVNTNTWQTSLSLQSFNLEVPVDDHERIEKVQEYVAGYINADWIESLTATSERSRRLSPPAFRYQLTELARKAGKRVVLPEGDEPRTVKAAAICAERGIATCVLLGNPDEITRVAASQGVELGAGIEIVDPEVVRESYVARLVELRKSKGMTEAVAREQLEDNVVLGTLMLEQDEVDGLVSGAVHTTANTIRPPLQLIKTAPGSSLVSSVFFMLLPEQVYVYGDCAINPDPTAEQLAEIAIQSADSAIAFGIEPRVAMLSYSTGTSGAGSDVEKVREATRLAQEKRPDLMIDGPLQYDAAVMADVAKSKAPNSPVAGRATVFIFPDLNTGNTTYKAVQRSADLISIGPMLQGMRKPVNDLSRGALVDDIVYTIALTAIQSSQQQ; via the coding sequence GTGTCCCGTACTATTATGCTGATCCCTACCGGAACCAGCGTCGGCCTGACCAGCGTCAGCCTTGGCGTTATCCGTGCTATGGAACGCAAAGGCGTTCGTCTGAGCGTCTTTAAGCCAATCGCCCAGCCACGTGCCGGTGGCGATGCGCCAGACCAGACCACCACCATCGTTCGCAAGAACTCTAATCTGCCAGCGGCTGAACCGCTGAAGATGAGCCACGTTGAATCTCTGCTGTCCAGCAACCAGAAAGACGTGCTGATGGAAGAGATCATCGCCAACTACCATGCTAACGCGCAAGACGCGGAAGTGGTGCTGGTTGAAGGCCTGGTCCCGACGCGCAAACACCAGTTTGCCCAGTCTCTGAACTTTGAAATCGCGAAAACCCTGAACGCAGAGATCGTTTTCGTGATGTCTCAGGGCACCGACACCCCAGAGCAGCTGAACGAGCGTATCGAACTGACGCGCAGCAGCTTCGGCGGCGCAAAAAACACTAACATCACCGGCGTGATCGTAAACAAACTGAACGCACCGGTGGATGAGCAGGGCCGTACTCGCCCTGACCTGTCCGAGATCTTCGACGACTCTTCCAAAGCGAAAGTTGTCAAAGTTGATCCGGCTAAGCTGCAGGAATCCAGCCCGCTGCCAGTACTGGGCGCTGTGCCATGGAGCTTCGATCTGATTGCCACCCGTGCAATCGATATGGCGCGCCATCTGAACGCTACCGTGGTTAACGAAGGCGACATTAACACCCGCCGCGTGAAGTCCGTGACCTTCTGTGCGCGCAGCATTCCGCACATGCTGGAACACTTCCGCGCTGGTTCCCTGCTGGTGACCTCCGCAGACCGTCCTGACGTTCTGGTTGCAGCCTGCCTGGCCGCGATGAACGGCGTGGAAATCGGTGCGATCCTGCTGACCGGTGCCTACGAGATGGACCCACGCGTCAGCAAGCTGTGCGAACGCGCGTTCGCTACCGGCCTGCCGGTCTTCATGGTGAACACCAACACCTGGCAGACTTCCCTGAGCCTGCAGAGCTTCAACCTGGAAGTGCCAGTTGATGACCACGAGCGTATCGAGAAAGTTCAGGAATACGTTGCGGGCTACATCAACGCAGACTGGATCGAATCCCTGACGGCAACCTCCGAGCGCAGCCGCCGTCTGTCTCCTCCAGCATTCCGTTACCAGCTGACCGAGCTGGCGCGTAAAGCGGGCAAACGCGTTGTTCTGCCAGAAGGCGACGAACCACGTACCGTAAAAGCGGCTGCTATCTGTGCAGAGCGCGGCATCGCGACCTGCGTGCTGCTGGGTAACCCGGATGAGATCACACGTGTTGCTGCCTCTCAGGGCGTTGAGCTGGGCGCTGGCATCGAAATCGTTGACCCTGAAGTGGTTCGCGAAAGCTACGTTGCCCGTCTTGTTGAGCTGCGTAAGAGCAAAGGCATGACCGAAGCCGTTGCGCGCGAACAGCTGGAAGACAACGTGGTGCTGGGTACGCTGATGCTGGAGCAGGACGAAGTTGATGGGCTGGTTTCCGGTGCGGTTCACACCACGGCGAACACCATCCGTCCACCGCTGCAGCTGATCAAAACGGCACCGGGCAGCTCTCTGGTTTCTTCCGTGTTCTTCATGCTGCTGCCTGAACAGGTTTACGTTTACGGCGACTGCGCGATCAACCCGGATCCAACCGCAGAGCAGCTGGCAGAAATCGCTATTCAGTCCGCGGACTCTGCGATTGCCTTCGGTATCGAACCGCGCGTAGCGATGCTCTCCTACTCCACCGGTACCTCTGGTGCTGGTAGCGACGTAGAGAAAGTGCGTGAAGCGACCCGTCTGGCGCAGGAAAAACGTCCTGACCTGATGATCGACGGTCCGCTGCAGTATGACGCCGCCGTGATGGCCGACGTTGCGAAATCCAAAGCGCCGAACTCGCCGGTTGCAGGTCGCGCTACCGTGTTCATCTTCCCGGATCTGAACACCGGTAACACCACCTACAAAGCGGTGCAGCGTTCAGCAGACCTGATCTCCATCGGGCCAATGCTGCAGGGCATGCGCAAACCTGTGAACGACCTGTCTCGTGGCGCGCTGGTTGACGATATCGTCTATACCATCGCTCTGACCGCGATCCAGTCTTCGCAGCAGCAGTAA
- a CDS encoding transketolase family protein: MIKVAPAGEKDAVEMRKVYAGFVAKQIEAGSEIIALEADLMSSMAMDGVARDYPQHVINCGIMEANVIGTAAGLSLTGRKPFVHTFTAFASRRCFDQLFMSLDYQRNNVKVIASDAGVTACHNGGTHMSFEDMGIVRGLAHSVVLEVTDAVMFEDILRQLIDLEGFYWVRTIRKQAPSVYAPGSTFTIGKGNVLREGTDITLIANGIMVAEALEAARQLEQEGVSAAVIDMFTLKPIDRMLVKNYAEKTGRIVTCENHSIHNGLGSAVAEVLVETCPVPMRRVGVKERYGQVGTQDFLQKEYGLTAHDIVSAARELL, encoded by the coding sequence ATGATTAAGGTTGCACCGGCAGGAGAGAAAGACGCCGTTGAGATGCGTAAAGTCTACGCGGGCTTTGTGGCAAAGCAGATTGAGGCGGGAAGCGAGATTATCGCCCTTGAAGCGGATCTGATGAGCTCGATGGCGATGGACGGCGTGGCGCGCGATTATCCGCAGCACGTGATTAACTGCGGGATTATGGAGGCCAACGTCATCGGCACCGCGGCGGGGCTGTCGCTTACCGGGCGTAAGCCGTTCGTGCACACCTTCACCGCGTTTGCCAGCCGTCGCTGCTTCGACCAGCTGTTTATGTCCCTGGACTACCAGCGCAACAACGTGAAGGTGATTGCCTCGGATGCGGGCGTGACGGCCTGCCACAACGGCGGGACGCATATGTCGTTTGAGGATATGGGCATCGTACGCGGTCTGGCGCATTCGGTGGTGCTGGAGGTGACCGACGCGGTGATGTTCGAGGACATACTGCGCCAGCTTATCGACCTCGAAGGCTTCTACTGGGTACGTACCATCCGTAAGCAGGCGCCGAGCGTGTATGCCCCTGGCTCAACCTTCACCATTGGCAAAGGCAACGTGCTGCGCGAAGGAACCGATATAACCCTGATTGCCAACGGCATTATGGTGGCGGAAGCGCTGGAAGCGGCGCGCCAGCTGGAACAGGAGGGCGTAAGCGCGGCGGTCATCGACATGTTTACCCTGAAGCCCATCGACAGGATGTTGGTGAAAAACTACGCCGAGAAAACCGGGCGCATCGTCACCTGTGAAAACCACAGCATTCACAACGGGCTGGGATCGGCGGTGGCGGAAGTGCTGGTGGAAACCTGCCCGGTACCGATGCGGCGGGTGGGCGTCAAGGAGCGTTACGGCCAGGTGGGGACGCAGGATTTCCTGCAGAAGGAGTATGGCCTGACGGCACATGACATTGTATCGGCGGCGAGAGAGCTGCTGTAA
- a CDS encoding transketolase, translated as MNEKEITELARQIRLETLKSLTQLGFGHYGGSMSVVETLAVLYGAVMKIDPADPDWPERDYFVLSKGHAGPALYSTLAIKGYFPVEELSTLNQNGTRLPSHPDRLKTRGVDATTGSLGQGISIAGGMALSHRLAGRPNRVFCIVGDGELNEGQCWEAFQFIAHHRLNNLTVFVDWNKQQLDGELDEIISAFDLEGKFRAFGFDVATVKGDDVPGLLAVTSRVPAADARPLVVILDSIKGQGVPYLEQLSNSHHLRLTAESKAALNETIRQLEASHD; from the coding sequence ATGAATGAGAAAGAGATAACCGAACTCGCGCGTCAGATCCGCCTGGAGACGCTGAAATCCCTGACGCAGCTGGGCTTTGGGCACTATGGCGGCAGTATGTCGGTGGTTGAAACCCTGGCCGTGCTGTACGGCGCAGTGATGAAAATCGACCCGGCGGACCCGGACTGGCCGGAGCGAGACTATTTTGTCCTGTCGAAAGGTCATGCGGGCCCGGCGCTCTACAGCACGCTGGCGATCAAGGGCTACTTCCCGGTAGAAGAGCTGAGCACCCTGAACCAGAACGGCACGCGCCTGCCAAGCCACCCGGACCGCCTGAAAACGCGCGGCGTGGACGCCACCACCGGTTCGCTGGGGCAGGGGATCTCCATTGCTGGCGGTATGGCGCTCTCGCACAGGCTGGCAGGGCGACCGAATCGGGTCTTCTGCATCGTCGGTGACGGCGAGCTGAACGAGGGGCAGTGCTGGGAGGCGTTCCAGTTTATTGCCCACCATCGGCTGAACAACCTGACGGTGTTCGTGGACTGGAACAAACAGCAGCTCGACGGCGAGCTGGACGAAATTATCAGCGCGTTCGATCTGGAAGGGAAATTCCGCGCCTTTGGCTTCGACGTGGCGACGGTGAAGGGCGATGACGTTCCGGGCCTGCTGGCGGTGACGTCGCGGGTCCCGGCTGCGGACGCGCGTCCGTTAGTCGTCATCCTTGACAGCATCAAAGGGCAGGGGGTGCCGTACCTGGAACAGCTCAGCAACTCGCACCACCTGCGGTTGACCGCGGAGAGCAAAGCGGCCCTCAACGAGACGATTCGCCAACTGGAGGCTTCACATGATTAA
- a CDS encoding PTS ascorbate transporter subunit IIC — MFILETLNFVVDILKVPSVLVGLIALIGLVAQKKAFSDVVKGTIKTILGFIVLGGGATVLVGSLNPLGGMFEHAFTIQGIIPNNEAIVSIALEKYGAATALIMAFGMVANIIVARFTRLKYIFLTGHHTFYMACMIGVILTVAGFEGVGLVFTGSLILGLIMAFFPAIAQRYMKRITGNDEIAFGHFGTLGYVLSGWIGSKVGKGSRSTEEMNLPKNLSFLRDSSISISLTMMIIYLILAVSAGREYVEATFSGGQNYLVYAIIMAITFAAGVFIILQGVRLILAEIVPAFTGFSEKLVPNARPALDCPVVYPYAPNAVLIGFLFSFLGGIVGLFICGRFSWVLILPGVVPHFFTGATAGVFGNATGGRRGAMIGAFANGLLITFLPVLLLPVLGAIGFANTTFSDADFGAVGIVLGNLARFLSPLAITGLVVALFALLVAYNVFAKNKPVGGNAQENTGAKS; from the coding sequence ATGTTTATCCTTGAAACGCTGAATTTCGTTGTTGATATTTTAAAAGTCCCTTCGGTGCTGGTCGGTTTAATTGCGCTTATTGGTCTGGTTGCGCAGAAGAAAGCCTTTTCGGACGTGGTTAAAGGGACGATTAAAACCATTCTTGGCTTTATTGTACTGGGCGGCGGCGCCACGGTGCTTGTGGGTTCATTAAATCCTTTGGGCGGTATGTTTGAGCACGCCTTTACGATTCAGGGCATTATTCCAAACAATGAAGCGATTGTGTCTATTGCGCTGGAAAAATACGGTGCAGCGACCGCGCTTATTATGGCTTTCGGCATGGTGGCGAATATTATCGTCGCACGCTTTACCCGCCTGAAGTACATCTTCCTGACCGGACACCACACGTTTTATATGGCGTGCATGATTGGCGTGATCCTGACGGTTGCGGGCTTTGAGGGGGTGGGGCTAGTCTTTACCGGCTCGCTGATCCTCGGCCTGATCATGGCCTTCTTCCCGGCGATTGCGCAGCGCTACATGAAGCGCATTACCGGCAACGATGAAATTGCCTTCGGGCATTTCGGCACGCTTGGCTACGTGCTGTCCGGCTGGATTGGCAGCAAGGTCGGCAAAGGCTCCCGCTCAACAGAAGAGATGAACCTGCCGAAGAACCTGAGCTTCCTGCGCGACAGCTCGATCTCGATCTCCCTGACCATGATGATTATCTACCTCATCCTGGCGGTGAGCGCCGGACGTGAGTACGTGGAGGCCACCTTCAGCGGCGGCCAGAACTACCTTGTCTACGCCATCATCATGGCGATCACCTTCGCGGCGGGCGTGTTCATCATCCTGCAGGGCGTGCGCCTGATTCTGGCGGAAATCGTTCCGGCCTTTACCGGCTTCTCGGAGAAACTGGTACCGAACGCGCGTCCTGCGCTGGATTGCCCGGTGGTGTATCCCTATGCGCCAAACGCGGTGCTGATTGGCTTCCTGTTCAGCTTCCTCGGCGGGATTGTGGGGTTGTTCATCTGCGGTCGGTTTAGCTGGGTGCTGATCCTCCCGGGCGTCGTACCACACTTCTTCACCGGCGCAACGGCGGGCGTGTTCGGTAACGCTACCGGTGGACGTCGCGGGGCAATGATTGGCGCCTTTGCTAACGGTCTGCTGATCACCTTCCTGCCGGTCCTGCTGCTGCCGGTGCTGGGCGCCATTGGCTTTGCCAACACCACCTTCTCGGACGCCGACTTTGGCGCGGTCGGGATTGTCCTCGGCAACCTGGCGCGCTTCCTGTCGCCGCTTGCCATCACCGGACTGGTTGTGGCGTTGTTCGCTCTGCTGGTGGCGTACAACGTCTTCGCGAAAAACAAACCTGTCGGCGGTAACGCGCAGGAAAACACCGGAGCCAAATCATGA
- a CDS encoding PTS sugar transporter subunit IIB, translated as MKIMAICGSGLGSSFMVEMNIKKVLKKLEIEAEVEHSDLSSATPGAADLFVMAKDIAASASVPETQLVVINNIIDINELEAQLRAWFERQ; from the coding sequence ATGAAAATCATGGCTATTTGCGGCTCCGGCCTGGGCAGCAGTTTTATGGTCGAAATGAATATTAAAAAGGTGCTTAAAAAACTGGAGATTGAGGCTGAGGTTGAACATTCCGATCTCTCCTCGGCCACGCCGGGCGCGGCCGATCTTTTCGTGATGGCAAAAGACATTGCGGCCAGCGCCAGCGTGCCGGAAACCCAGCTGGTGGTGATTAACAACATCATCGACATCAACGAACTTGAAGCGCAGCTGCGCGCCTGGTTCGAAAGACAATAA
- a CDS encoding PTS sugar transporter subunit IIA, translating to MLKKRIYDTTITLQDSVENWPQALELCAKPLLDLQVIEPEYVTAIIQQHHALGPYYVLAPGLAMPHARPEEGAKGLGLSLLKLKQGVSFGAGEFDPVDVIIMLAAPDKHSHIEMISALAELFSSDEDMEKLHQANTLEEIKTIIDRF from the coding sequence GTGCTCAAAAAAAGGATATATGATACAACCATCACGCTGCAGGATAGCGTGGAAAACTGGCCGCAGGCGCTTGAGCTGTGCGCGAAGCCGCTTCTGGACTTGCAGGTGATTGAGCCTGAATACGTCACGGCCATCATCCAGCAGCACCACGCGTTAGGACCCTATTATGTGCTGGCACCAGGGCTGGCGATGCCGCATGCGCGGCCGGAGGAAGGCGCCAAAGGACTGGGGTTGTCTTTATTAAAACTAAAACAGGGCGTCTCGTTTGGTGCCGGTGAGTTTGACCCTGTCGATGTCATTATTATGCTTGCGGCACCGGATAAACATAGCCATATCGAAATGATATCCGCACTCGCAGAATTATTTTCCAGCGACGAGGATATGGAGAAACTGCATCAGGCGAATACCCTGGAGGAAATTAAAACGATTATTGACCGCTTCTGA
- a CDS encoding LacI family DNA-binding transcriptional regulator has protein sequence MSLTRKRRSTGKVTLADVAQLAGVGTMTVSRALRTPEQVSDKLREKIEAAVQELGYMPNLAASALASASSWTIAMVVPNLSEAGCSEMFAGLQQVLQPAGYQIMLAESQHRLEQEEKLLETLLASNIAAAILLSVEHTDTVRHWLKNASIPVMEMGAMRADPIDMNIGIDNVAAMYELTEMVIKRGYQNIGLLCANQEQWIFQQHLQGWYKAMLRHHMSPNRVINAAMPPSFSTGAAQLPEFLLAWPELDALVCVSDELACGALYECQRRRIKVPDDLAVVGFGDSDVSRVCQPPLTTMAVPHRKIGIEAGKALLERLNDGDWRDQKPIASSLCLRESC, from the coding sequence ATGTCTCTAACCCGAAAACGGCGCAGTACTGGTAAAGTGACACTCGCCGATGTCGCACAGCTTGCCGGTGTGGGCACGATGACCGTGTCCCGTGCACTCCGCACGCCCGAACAGGTTTCCGATAAACTACGAGAAAAAATTGAAGCTGCCGTGCAGGAGTTGGGTTATATGCCTAATCTTGCCGCCAGCGCGCTGGCCTCGGCGTCGTCGTGGACGATAGCCATGGTGGTGCCTAATCTCTCCGAAGCCGGATGCTCGGAGATGTTCGCCGGGCTACAGCAGGTGCTACAGCCTGCCGGGTATCAGATCATGCTGGCTGAATCCCAGCATCGTCTTGAGCAGGAGGAGAAATTGCTGGAGACGCTGCTGGCGTCGAATATTGCCGCCGCTATCCTGCTCAGCGTTGAACATACCGACACCGTTCGTCACTGGCTGAAAAATGCCTCTATTCCGGTGATGGAGATGGGCGCCATGCGCGCCGATCCGATTGATATGAATATCGGGATTGATAACGTTGCAGCCATGTATGAGCTAACGGAAATGGTGATTAAGCGCGGCTACCAAAATATAGGCCTGCTGTGCGCCAACCAGGAGCAGTGGATTTTCCAGCAGCATCTGCAGGGCTGGTACAAAGCAATGCTTCGCCACCATATGTCGCCGAACCGGGTCATTAACGCGGCGATGCCGCCGAGCTTCTCGACCGGCGCGGCACAGCTGCCAGAATTTCTGCTGGCGTGGCCGGAGCTGGATGCGCTGGTGTGCGTCTCTGACGAGCTGGCCTGCGGCGCGCTGTACGAGTGTCAGCGCAGGCGAATCAAAGTGCCGGACGATCTGGCGGTGGTAGGCTTTGGCGATAGCGACGTGAGCCGCGTCTGCCAGCCGCCGCTGACGACGATGGCGGTGCCGCATCGTAAGATTGGAATTGAAGCCGGGAAAGCGTTGCTGGAGCGTCTGAATGACGGTGACTGGCGCGATCAAAAACCCATCGCGTCCAGTCTGTGTCTGAGAGAGAGTTGCTGA
- the yfcD gene encoding NUDIX hydrolase YfcD: protein MVEQSHLASTEWVDIVSEENEVIAQASREQMRAERLRHRATYIVVHDGMGKILVQRRTDTKDFLPGMLDATAGGVVQADEVLLDSARREAEEELGIAGVPFAEHGQFYFEDENCRVWGGLFSCVSHGPFALQEEEVSEVSWMTPEEITARCDEFTPDSLKALALWMTRNAKNESTKTEKEEEAE, encoded by the coding sequence ATGGTGGAGCAGAGTCATTTGGCAAGTACAGAGTGGGTTGACATTGTCAGCGAAGAGAATGAAGTGATCGCACAGGCCAGCCGCGAACAAATGCGTGCGGAGCGTCTGCGCCACCGCGCAACATACATCGTTGTGCATGACGGTATGGGCAAAATTCTGGTCCAGCGCCGTACGGATACCAAAGATTTTCTTCCGGGTATGCTGGATGCCACCGCAGGTGGGGTTGTGCAGGCAGATGAAGTGCTGCTGGATTCCGCACGTCGTGAAGCGGAAGAAGAGTTAGGCATCGCAGGTGTGCCGTTTGCCGAGCACGGTCAGTTCTATTTCGAAGACGAAAACTGCCGCGTCTGGGGCGGGCTGTTTAGCTGTGTTTCCCACGGGCCATTCGCGCTGCAGGAAGAAGAGGTGAGTGAAGTCAGCTGGATGACGCCGGAAGAGATCACCGCGCGCTGCGACGAGTTTACGCCTGATTCGTTAAAAGCGCTGGCGCTGTGGATGACCCGCAACGCCAAAAACGAATCGACCAAAACAGAGAAAGAGGAAGAGGCTGAGTAA